A window of the Fusarium fujikuroi IMI 58289 draft genome, chromosome FFUJ_chr09 genome harbors these coding sequences:
- a CDS encoding related to protein involved in biosynthesis of mitomycin antibiotics/polyketide fumonisin, whose translation MPTNGNKVNGIMVEHGHTRLFKISPPPSLDAFRKLCSQKATKEDYPLAADIKENVPVYNLSNFSTLTENQKSALKDEWYKVLLYGPGVFVTAGLYTNLDVVNKSTAAFNDIIKKESQGTKTAGDHFASAGKNDRIWNSFGKHGLQDPDSFFNYFSNPYLDLIFSSWLGPGYRITTQVNNVRPGGQPQVSHRDYHLGFMSAETCGKYPRAMQVASQCLTLQGAIAHVDVPLESGPTRLLPFSQAFAPGYMAYRLAEFNEFFLDNYISLPLKKGDGLWFNPALFHAAGENKSVDINRLVNLVQISSAFGKPMETIDALPLVESTWDVLTTAYRAQGLSDEIQMFIAAIGEGYPFPTNLDNNPPRNENMAPDSEQDIIQVALINGKSREEVLADLEGFRQRVRA comes from the coding sequence ATGCCCACCAACGGAAATAAAGTCAATGGCATCATGGTGGAACATGGACACACCCGTCTTTTCAAAATATCTCCGCCTCCTTCTCTTGATGCCTTTCGGAAACTTTGCTCTCAGAAAGCCACCAAAGAAGACTACCCCCTAGCTGCAGATATCAAGGAAAACGTACCTGTTTACAACCTTTCCAACTTTTCAACTCTCACCGAAAACCAAAAGTCCGCTCTCAAAGACGAATGGTACAAAGTCCTTTTGTATGGCCCGGGTGTTTTTGTCACGGCTGGTCTTTACACCAACTTGGATGTGGTCAACAAGTCAACAGCTGCCTtcaatgatatcatcaaaaAGGAGAGCCAGGGTACCAAAACAGCAGGCGATCACTTTGCAAGTGCTGGTAAAAACGATCGGATTTGGAACTCGTTCGGTAAACACGGTCTCCAAGACCCAGACTCCTTCTTCAACTACTTTTCGAATCCCTACCTCgacctcatcttctcttcatggCTTGGTCCAGGGTATCGCATCACTACTCAAGTCAACAACGTCCGGCCTGGAGGGCAGCCTCAAGTTTCCCACCGCGATTATCACCTGGGTTTCATGTCTGCTGAGACTTGTGGAAAGTATCCCAGAGCAATGCAAGTTGCAAGCCAATGCTTGACCTTGCAAGGTGCTATAGCACATGTTGACGTACCTCTCGAGAGCGGTCCGACAAGACTTTTACCGTTCAGTCAGGCATTTGCACCTGGCTACATGGCGTATCGTCTTGCTGAGTTTAATGAGTTCTTTCTGGACAATTATATCTCACTTCCGTTAAAAAAGGGCGACGGCTTATGGTTCAATCCTGCTCTTTTCCATGCAGCAGGCGAGAACAAGTCTGTGGACATCAATCGCcttgtcaacctcgtccAGATCAGCAGTGCATTTGGTAAACCGATGGAAACAATTGACGCTTTGCCACTTGTGGAGAGTACGTGGGACGTCCTGACTACTGCATACAGAGCGCAGGGTCTCAGTGACGAAATCCAGATGTTTATCGCTGCTATTGGAGAAGGCTACCCTTTCCCGACAAATCTGGACAACAACCCGCCTAGAAACGAGAACATGGCGCCAGATTCGGAGCAAGACATTATTCAAGTTGCATTGATAAACGGGAAGAGTAGAGAGGAAGTTTTGGCTGATCTTGAAGGCTTCCGACAAAGAGTCAGAGCTTAG
- a CDS encoding probable UGA2-succinate semialdehyde dehydrogenase, whose protein sequence is MAESYHKEVIAGLKDKSLFIQDAFIDGKWVAKENKFDVFEPSTATVLGQVANCTLEDFQTAIKSADAAQTKYFDSTTGASRGALLRKWYDLVLSHQEDLAKILSLENGKTYAEALGEVIYSASFISWFAEEATRSYGVTIPSSSPHTTLMTIREPVGVCGIITPWNFPAAMITRKIAPALAAGCSVVIKPPSETPYSALAFTKLAIEAGLPPATIQVLPTRDRQAATELCTNPLVKKISFTGSTGVGKYLAKLATGTLKKVSLELGGNAPFIVFEDADLDLAAEGAMFCKFRCSGQTCVCANRLYVQKSVAEEFTAKLVEKVNALKMGGGLDKSTTQGPLVNKSAVDKVKEHIADATSKGAKIATGGSTPDSPGFFHQPTVLTGVTQEMAVAKDETFGPLAPIFEFETEEDAIRLANDTEFGLAGYFFSKDISRVMRVAHKLQVGMVGANTGKISAAEAPFGGVKESGYGKEGSLYGMAEYQNIKSITIGNLNN, encoded by the exons ATGGCTGAGAGCTACCACAAGGAGGTCATTGCTGGC CTGAAGGACAAGAGCCTTTTCATCCAGGATGCTTTCATCGATGGAAAATGGGTCGCCAAGGAGAACAAGTTCGACGTTTTCG AGCCCTCCACTGCCACCGTCCTCGGCCAAGTTGCCAACTGTACGCTCGAGGATTTCCAGACTGCCATCAAGAGCGCCGATGCTGCCCAGACAAAGTACTTTGATAGCACAACTGGTGCCAGCCGTGGCGCCCTTCTGAGGAAGTGGTATGACCTGGTTCTCTCTCACCAGGAGGACC TTGCCAAGATCCTCTCGCTCGAGAACGGGAAAACATACGCCGAGGCACTGGGCGAGGTTATCTATTCTGCCAGCTTCATCTCCTGGTTCGCTGAGGAGGCCACTCGATCCTATGGTGTCACCATCCCCTCATCCTCTCCTCACACCACCCTCATGACCATCCGCGAGCCTGTTGGTGTTTGCGGTATCATCACACCCTGGAACTTCCCCGCCGCCATGATCACTCGCAAGATCGCTCCCGCTCTGGCTGCCGGATGCTCCGTCGTCATCAAGCCCCCCTCCGAGACTCCCTACTCCGCCCTTGCTTTCACCAAGCTCGCCATTGAGGCCGGTCTCCCTCCTGCCACCATCCAGGTTCTTCCCACTCGCGACCGTCAGGCTGCTACTGAGTTGTGCACAAACCCTCTTGTGAAGAAGATCTCTTTCACTGGTTCTACTGGCGTTGGAAAGTACCTTGCCAAGCTTGCTACTGGTACCTTGAAGAAGGTCAGCCTAGAGCTTGGTGGAAACGCCCCTTTTATTGTCTTTGAGGATGCTGATCTTGACCTCGCTGCCGAGGGCGCCATGTTCTGCAAGTTCCGATGCTCTGGCCAAACTTGTGTCTG CGCCAACCGACTCTACGTCCAGAAGAGTGTCGCTGAGGAGTTTACTGCCAAGCTTGTCGAGAAGGTCAACGCTCTGAAGATGGGTGGTGGTCTCGACAAGTCCACCACACAAGGTCCCCTCGTCAACAAATCTGCCgtcgacaaggtcaaggagcaCATTGCCGATGCCACATCCAAGGGCGCCAAGATCGCCACCGGCGGCAGCACCCCCGACAGCCCCGGATTCTTCCACCAGCCCACCGTCCTCACTGGCGTCACACAAGAAATGGCCGTCGCCAAGGACGAGACATTCGGCCCCCTTGCCCCAATCTTTGAGTTCGAGACTGAGGAGGATGCCATTCGTCTGGCCAACGACACCGAGTTCGGTCTCGCTGGATATTTCTTCTCCAAGGACATCAGCCGTGTTATGCGCGTTGCCCACAAGTTGCAAGTTGGTATGGTGGGTGCCAACACAGGCAAGATCAGTGCTGCTGAGGCACCTTTTGGTGGTGTCAAGGAGAGCGGTTACGGAAAGGAGGGCAGTCTTTACGGTATGGCTGAGTACCAAAACATCAAGTCTATTACCATTGGCAACCTCAACAATTAG
- a CDS encoding related to GS1 protein, with translation MAPRTDFPPVRACLFDMDGLLLDTEDIYTKCVNIILEKYGKGTLPWSIKAKLQGRPGPQANKIFHDWAQLPITSEEYVAENTMLQKQLFPHTKPLPGIVDLLGHLGRTRYWEVKDGATTEAKDKSSSEPQRVHIALATSSHLGNFRVKTNHLEELFSVFPSHRRVLGDDSRLTPGRGKPLPDIFLLALKTINDSLSAGERPITPEECLVFEDSVPGVEAGRRAGMRVIWCPHPMLKKEYDGREAEVLAGRTGEAGEVDLHQVGEIDDGWAEYMLSLADFPYEKFGIVVPPVEVEKEDCMKEVPQEVVAEV, from the exons ATGGCGCCTCGTACTGA CTTCCCCCCTGTTCGGGCCTGTCTTTTCGACATGGacggcctccttcttgacaccGAAGATATCTACACCAAGTGtgtcaacatcatcctcgaAAAGTATGGCAAGGGAACTCTCCCATGGTctatcaaggccaagcttcagGGACGCCCTGGTCCTCAGGCCAACAAGATCTTTCACGACTGGGCTCAGCTCCCCATCACCTCCGAAGAGTACGTTGCCGAGAACACGATGCTCCAGAAGCAGCTGTTCCCACACACAAAGCCTCTCCCTGGCATTGTCGACTTGCTTGGCCACCTAGGCCGAACCCGATACTGGGAGGTCAAGGATGGTGCTACTACGGAAGCGAAGGACAAGTCCAGCAGTGAGCCTCAACGCGTTCACATCGCTCTAGCCACTAGCTCTCATCTGGGGAACTTCCGTGTCAAGACAAACCACCTTGAGGAGCTTTTTTCTGTTTTCCCTTCCCACCGCCGTGTTCTTGGAGACGATTCCCGTCTGACTCCTGGCCGTGGGAAGCCTCTGCCCgacatcttccttctcgctcTGAAGACCATCAATGACAGCCTTTCTGCCGGCGAACGCCCCATCACTCCCGAGGAGTGCCTTGTTTTCGAAGATTCAGTTCCCGGTGTCGAGGCTGGTCGTCGTGCTGGTATGCGCGTGATCTGGTGCCCCCAcccgatgttgaagaaggagtATGATGGACGGGAGGCTGAGGTCCTCGCTGGACGCACTGGTGAGGCTGGAGAAGTCGATCTCCATCAGGttggtgagattgacgaTGGCTGGGCCGAGTACATGCTCAGCCTTGCTGACTTCCCCTACGAAAAGTTCGGCATCGTCGTACCCcctgtcgaggttgagaaggaagacTGTATGAAAGAGGTGCCCCAAGAGGTTGTTGCTGAAGTCTAG
- a CDS encoding related to tetratricopeptide repeat protein 1 (TTC1) — protein MSTTEPSKDDVVKSPDVERAKDSADFADGQELKFTPEEEEALVKESTATKDEANTLFAAKKYQDALDKYDDAINSCPKYLHYPRAVIYSNIAACHIQLEDWKEAIKSASGSLEALEKLEQSDPRLSPEGKKSDEKKEKKEDDDVEEEIISSGASRAAPIPSTDDEELKTLQANIQRIRCKALMRRARGRSEAGGWHNLAGAEEDCKALAAKPESLAPADLRVVRKQLRDLPPRVKAAQEKEMGEMWGKLKDLGNGILKPFGLSTNNFQMVKDEKTGGYSMNFQPGGSS, from the exons ATGAGCACAACCGAGCCTAGCAAAGATGATGTGGTCAAGTCGCCGGACGTCGAAAGAGCGAAAGATAGCGCCGATTTTGCAGATGGACAGGAACTCAAGTTTAccccagaagaggaagaa GCTTTAGTGAAAGAGTCCACTGCAACCAAAGACGAGGCGAACACGTTGTTTGCCGCCAAGAAGTACCAAGATGCTTTGGATAAATACGACGATGCAATCAACTCCTGTCCTAAATACCTACATTATCCACGCGCAGTCATCTACAGTAACATTGCCGCCTGCCATATCCAACTTGAAGACTGGAAAGAGGCCATAAAGTCAGCATCTGGTTCTCTAGAAGCTCTGGAAAAGCTTGAGCAGAGTGACCCTCGACTGAGTCCTGAGGGCAAAAAGTctgatgaaaagaaagagaagaaggaagacgatgatgtcgaAGAGGAGATAATCAGCAGTGGTGCTTCACGTGCCGCACCGATTCCCAGtaccgatgatgaggagctcaagacaCTTCAAGCCAATATTCAGCGCATTCGATGCAAAGCTCTTATGCGAAGGGCTCGCGGTCGTTCAGAGGCTGGCGGATGGCATAATCTTGCCGGCGCAGAAGAAGACTGTAAAGCCCTCGCCGCGAAGCCTGAAAGCTTGGCTCCAGCAGACCTTCGAGTAGTTCGGAAGCAATTACGAGACTTACCTCCCCGCGTCAAAGCAGCAcaagagaaggagatgggcGAGATGTGGGGTAAGCTGAAAGACCTTGGAAATGGCATCTTGAAGCCATTTGGATTGAGCACAAACAACTTCCAGATGgtcaaggacgagaagaCCGGAGGCTACAGTATGAATTTCCAGCCTGGAGGAAGCTCTTAA
- a CDS encoding related to regulatory protein for the arginine catabolic pathway, giving the protein MPFPAEWQGYSPGPYAIENNIDFEMFDFEVQHHSHMGATPISEPPNISQDPKGLSMENPREMTFQSPMPSSNPTPVKGKRVRTGCLTCRERHLKCDEAVPDCMNCRKRGRECKRGVRLNFLDVNLHRPPDIPSPGGWEVEFQDESRDIASEYQGGLGRYAPYASEIVEDSDGRHETVYPATATHIQGIDASADRLQPGAQHRFNYSQDNAAAGPSKNSRFKTDTGIKLELNENEHGTLSDASHIATPSSSTKAVVTPRAEVFPEQLMAMRNRPLARQTLSEEAENLIIPQLDTPPRIERPLVEQAFEDDHMQPKATQSNESVGRNILTSAEEIHYMQVFVEEVAVWMDSFNREKHFTRSIPYHALRSTMLLNALLACGVKHTSLAAPDNHEKALFYYNTATTQLLRSLQNPDRNTAECATTAIVLNVYEIMCEKPAQRMSHIAGSRALVRECGWDARSTGIGLACFWLNIGIEVLNCLATNWQTTWSPDEWGMSLGSRSNNQDDEDEDEQVWVHRALYIIAKVANFRATASRPDDISPHNEQTWVRNRLSQWYELRNLCEGWNIHCPRKMRPFGYVKAEKSTSKSLFPGIWMIQREATIGQLLSHTAHCILSQTHPLESPGSSERLRFLQLQHAYQVCGIVAHTTDKGVATVAIRCLAIAAAVLTNPDEQDEILEVLDRFNSTNGWRLGAVEMELKREWGWERMKMPTSSPKTENSQDSVISAVRRASMSLTPSRILTPPVMGPVGTKTPVNPLSFADFKLPNHPYQNWYEPPSRSSSFNPPPS; this is encoded by the exons ATGCCGTTCCCTGCGGAATGGCAAGGTTATTCACCAGGACCCTATGCGATCGAAAACAACATCGACTTTGAGATGTTCGATTTTGAAGTTCAGCATCATTCGCATATGGGGGCGACACCGATCTCCGAACCCCCGAACATCAGCCAAGACCCTAAAGGTCTATCCATGGAAAATCCCAGAGAGATGACTTTTCAAAGTCCCATGCCGTCGTCAAATCCGACTCCAGTCAAAGGAAAAAGAGTCCGAACAGGATGTCTTACATGCCGTGAGAGACACCTCAAGTGTGACGAAGCCGTGCCCGATTGCATGAACTGCCGAAAGCGAGGCCGTGAATGTAAAAGAGGAGTACGCCTTAACTTTCTGGATGTCAACCTCCATCGACCACCCGATATACCTAGTCCTGGAGGCTGGGAAG TCGAGTTCCAAGATGAATCGCGGGACATTGCTTCAGAATATCAGGGCGGACTTGGACGATATGCGCCGTACGCTTCTGAAATTGTTGAAGATAGCGATGGCCGGCACGAAACAGTGTATCCAGCCACCGCAACTCATATTCAAGGTATAGATGCATCAGCTGATAGACTTCAACCTGGCGCGCAACACCGTTTCAACTATTCTCAGGATAACGCCGCAGCTGGACCTTCAAAAAATTCAAGATTCAAAACAGACACCGgtatcaagcttgagcttaACGAGAATGAACATGGGACTCTGAGCGACGCTTCCCATATAGCcacaccatcgtcatcaacaaagGCTGTTGTGACCCCACGAGCAGAAGTATTTCCAGAGCAGCTCATGGCGATGAGGAACCGTCCTCTGGCACGGCAAACGTTATCAGAAGAGGCGGAAAACTTGATCATACCCCAGCTAGACACACCGCCTCGGATTGAAAGACCGCTTGTCGAACAAGCCTTCGAGGATGACCATATGCAACCCAAAGCAACCCAAAGCAACGAGTCGGTGGGCCGCAACATATTGACATCAGCCGAAGAAATCCATTACATGCAAGTCTTTGTCGAAGAAGTTGCTGTTTGGATGGATTCGTTCAACCGGGAGAAACATTTCACCCGAAGCATTCCGTATCACGCTCTGAGGTCGACAATGCTCCTCAATGCCCTTCTGGCATGTGGTGTCAAACATACTTCTCTGGCTGCCCCGGATAATCATGAAAAAGCGCTGTTCTACTACAATACCGCGACCACGCAGCTCCTTCGAAGCCTCCAGAACCCTGATCGAAATACTGCCGAGTGTGCCACGACAGCGATCGTTCTGAACGTATACGAGATTATGTGCGAAAAGCCTGCCCAGCGTATGAGTCACATAGCAGGTTCGCGAGCTCTTGTGCGAGAATGTGGATGGGATGCTAGGAGTACAGGGATTGGACTGGCCTGCTTCTGGTTGAACATTGGGATTGAAGTTCTCAATTGCCTGGCAACAAATTGGCAGACAACGTGGAGTCCCGACGAATGGGGAATGAGCCTTGGGTCTCGTAGCAATAAccaggatgacgaggatgaggacgagcaAGTATGGGTACACCGTGCGCTCTACATCATCGCAAAGGTTGCGAACTTCCGAGCGACTGCGTCCCGACCCGATGACATTAGCCCCCATAACGAACAAACGTGGGTCAGAAATCGTCTTTCTCAGTGGTATGAGCTTAGAAACCTCTGTGAAGGTTGGAACATCCATTGCCCGAGAAAGATGCGCCCCTTTGGCTATGTGAAAGCGGAAAAGTCGACAAGCAAATCGCTATTTCCCGGTATATG GATGATTCAGCGGGAGGCAACAATAGGCCAACTGCTTTCTCACACTGCGCATTGCATCCTTTCGCAGACACACCCCCTGGAATCCCCAGGGTCTTCGGAGAGGCTACGATTcttgcagctgcagcatgcCTATCAGGTCTGCGGTATTGTCGCCCATACCACAGACAAGGGGGTTGCCACGGTTGCGATCCGTTGCTTGGCAATTGCAGCTGCTGTGCTAACGAATCCAGATGAACAAGACGAGATCCTTGAGGTCCTTGACAGGTTCAATAGCACAAATGGCTGGCGCTTGGGTGCCGTCGAGATGGAGCTCAAGAGAGAATGGGGTTGGGAGCGTATGAAGATGCCCACCTCGAGCCCGAAAACAGAGAACAGCCAGGATTCGGTAATATCAGCGGTCCGAAGAGCCTCCATGTCTTTGACACCGTCGAGAATTTTGACACCGCCTGTCATGGGCCCTGTGGGAACGAAAACACCGGTCAACCCATTGAGCTTCGCCGATTTCAAGCTACCCAACCATCCGTACCAGAATTGGTATGAACCTCCAAGTCGATCGAGCTCGTTCAATCCACCACCATCGTAA
- a CDS encoding related to ASTRA-associated protein 1 — MDPSTPTPKSILRGHKSQIHTATFIRSNERLITGDADGFVVLWDLTIMRPRAVWRAHEKALLGVGGWGDDKIITHGRDLKLIVWKLGEAEEEHLSTALPVEEVATPRPQPWMLHLLEVNTLNFCAFAICSSAPGSVDTASEVLIAVPNTLHSDAIDIYQLPLQRRIHTIKAGDKTGMAMCLALLHHRDALTLIAAFENGYATVHRLESDDQWVATYHSQAHSQPVLSLSVYNDYFITSSADSIIAKHPIPTDLFFPLEDTVRPESTERVVEVVDEEPKAKSLLSTGLKSSSSQGLKPPRKGIAWKDPLKAINTKHSGQQSLDIRSDGRIFATAGWDSKVRVYSTKTMKELAVLKWHQAGCYAVAFADVRISDQTEEENSTSDDSQLSGSSSMWTGSLTRTGLSVKEQRIATARKTHWIAAGAKDGKISLWDIY; from the exons ATGGATCCTTCAACACCGACACCAAAATCTATATTGCGCGGACACAAATCTCAAATTCACACAGCAACATTCATTAGATCCAATGAGCGCCTCATTACAGGCGACGCAGATGGTTTTGTGGTGCTATGGGACCTCACGATTATGCGCCCACGTGCTGTTTGGCGTGCCCACGAAAAGGCTCTATTAGGTGTTGGCGGCTGGGGTGACGACAAAATCATCAC GCATGGTCGTGATTTGAAGCTCATAGTGTGGAAACTTGGCGAGGCGGAAGAGGAGCATCTCAGCACAGCATTGCCGGTGGAAGAAGttgcaacaccaagaccgcaACCATGGATGTTACATCTCCTTGAAGTCAATACCTTGAACTTTTGCGCTTTCGCCATTTGCTCAAGTGCGCCTGGCTCCGTCGATACCGCTTCTGAGGTGCTGATCGCGGTGCCTAATACTCTGCACTCAGATGCT ATCGACATCTACCAATTGCCGTTGCAAAGACGGATTCATaccatcaaggctggtgataAAACGGGCATGGCCATGTGCCTTGCTCTCCTGCATCACAGAGACGCTCTCACGCTCATTGCTGCCTTTGAAAATGGTTACGCAACTGTGCACCGTCTTGAGTCTGATGACCAATGGGTCGCAACGTACCATTCCCAGGCTCATTCACAACCCGTCCTGTCGTTGAGTGTCTATAACGACTACTTCATCACGTCCAGCGCCGACTCTATCATCGCCAAACATCCTATTCCTACCGATTTGTTTTTTCCTCTGGAAGACACTGTACGTCCTGAAAGCACCGAGCGTGTAGTGGAGGTAGTAGACGAAGAACCTAAGGCGAAGTCACTTCTATCTACTGGCCTGAAGTCTTCGTCGTCACAGGGGCTGAAGCCTCCTCGTAAGGGCATTGCGTGGAAAGATCCGCTCAAagctatcaacaccaaacactCCGGACAACAGAGTCTAGACATACGATCCGATGGAAGAATCTTTGCTACTGCAGGATGGGATTCAAAAGTGCGAGTGTACTCTACAAAAACCATGAAAGAACTTGCTGTTTTAAAGTGGCATCAGGCTGGATGCTACGCCGTTGCATTCGCTGATGTTAGGATATCGGATCAGACGGAGGAAGAAAACTCTACGTCTGACGATAGTCAACTCTCGGGGAGTTCAAGCATGTGGACGGGCTCTTTGACCCGAACAGGGCTGAGCGTCAAAGAGCAACGGATAGCTACAGCGAGAAAAACACATTGGATTGCAGCAGGGGCGAAAGACGGCAAGATTAGCTTGTGGGATATTTATTAG
- a CDS encoding probable aldehyde dehydrogenase has protein sequence MSDLFVNLEAPNGVKYKQPTGLFINNEFVPGSSKQTITSIDPATEKEIATVHAASADDVDKAVKAAHAAFHAPSWKKMPPPQRGALMNKLADYIEERTQMFATSEAWDNGKIYADAEGGDVVEVINTIRYYAGWADKITGQTITANPNKLAYTLRQPLGVVAQIIPWNYPLAMAAWKIGPALACGNTIVMKAAEQTPLSILLLGQAFKDVGFPPGVFNALNGYGGEAGPPLVQHPLVEKVAFTGSTATGAKIMEMASKTLKNITLETGGKSPLLVFSDCDLDEAVKWSHMGIMSNQGQICTATSRLLVQDKVYDEFVQRFIETTKTVSKVGHQWDSETYQGPQVSRQQYDRILEYIKIGKSEGATLLAGGQPVDASKKGFFVQPTVFGDVHHQMRVFREEIFGPVVVITKFSSEEEALKLANDSTYGLGAAVFTKDVERAHRVAAEIEAGMVWINSTQDSEPYIPFGGVKQSGIGRELGEAGLEAYSNTKSVHVNLGSRL, from the exons ATGTCGGACTTGTTCGTGAACCTCGAAGCCCCCAACGGTGTCAAGTATAAGCAGCCGACcggtctcttcatcaacaacgagtTTGTTCCTGGCTCATCGAAGCAAACGATTACATCCATCGACCCTGC TACCGAGAAGGAAATCGCCACAGTTCATGCAGCCAGCGCCGACGATGTCGATAAGGCTGTGAAGGCCGCCCATGCCGCATTCCATGCGCCctcatggaagaagatgcctCCTCCCCAGAGAGGCGCTCTTATGAACAAGCTCGCCGACTACATTGAGGAGCGCACACAGATGTTCGCTACCTCTGAGGCCTGGGACAATG GTAAGATCTACGCCGATGCTGAGGGCGGCGACGTTGTCGAGGTCATCAACACTATCCGTTACTACGCTGGCTGGGCCGACAAGATCACCGGACAAACCATCACCGCCAACCCCAACAAGCTCGCATACACTCTCCGCCAACCCCTCGGTGTAGTCGCCCAGATTATTCCCTGGAACTACCCTCTCGCCATGGCCGCCTGGAAGATCGGTCCTGCGCTAGCATGCGGTAACACCATCGTTATGAAGGCCGCTGAGCAAACACCcctcagcatccttctcctcggtCAGGCTTTCAAGGACGTCGGTTTCCCTCCTGGTGTTTTCAACGCCCTTAACGGTTACGGTGGTGAGGCTGGTCCTCCTCTTGTTCAGCACcctcttgttgagaaggttgcCTTTACTGGCTCAACTGCTACGGGTGCCAAGATCATGGAAATGGCCTCCAAGACCCTCAAGAACATTACCCTTGAGACAGGTGGCAAGTCGCctctcttggtcttctccGACTGTGACCTCgatgaggctgtcaagtGGTCACACATGGGCATCATGTCCAACCAGGGCCAGATCTGCACGGCTACTTCTCGCCTATTAGTTCAGGACAAGGTCTACGACGAGTTTGTTCAGAGATTCATCGAGACCACCAAGACTGTGAGCAAGGTCGGCCACCAATGGGACTCCGAGACCTACCAGGGTCCCCAAGTCTCTCGACAGCAGTACGACCGCATTCTTGAGTATATCAAGATTGGAAAGTCTGAAGGGGCTACTCTGCTCGCTGGTGGCCAGCCTGTCGATGCCTCTAAGAAGGGTTTCTTTGTCCAGCCTACTGTCTTCGGTGACGTGCACCACCAAATGCGAGTCTTCCGTGAGGAGATTTTCGGCCCTGTCGttgtcatcaccaagttCAGCAGCGAAGAGGAGGCTCTCAAGCTCGCCAACGATTCTACATACGGCCTCGGCGCAGCTGTCTTCACCAAGGACGTCGAGCGTGCGCACcgtgttgctgctgagatcGAGGCCGGTATGGTCTGGATTAACAGCACACAAGACAGTGAACCCTACATCCCCTTCGGCGGTGTTAAGCAGAGCGGTATTGGCCGTGAGCTCGGTGAGGCTGGACTTGAGGCGTACAGCAACACAAAGTCCGTACACGTCAACCTTGGTTCTCGTCTGTAG